A genome region from Myroides fluvii includes the following:
- a CDS encoding undecaprenyl-diphosphate phosphatase, with protein MDLIQAILLAIVEGLTEYLPVSSTAHMIFLSSYYGIQEDDFVKLFQTAIQFGAILAVVALYWRKFFDFSRISFYKKLIFAVIPALVLGKLLDEKIDAVLGKTIYIAIMLIVGGIVLIFIDKYFKNPKTTREEDITVKQAVTIGFWQCLAMMPGTSRSAASIIGGMQQGLSRQVAAEFSFFLAVPTMAAVTVYSIVFKKYESGKMGYELLFDNADNLKLFLLGNVLAFIVSIVAIKFFIGIIKKYGFKPWGYYRIIAGVILLIYFGYLKN; from the coding sequence ATGGATTTAATACAAGCCATCCTTCTAGCTATAGTAGAGGGACTTACTGAATATTTACCCGTTTCTTCTACTGCTCACATGATTTTTTTGAGTTCGTACTACGGAATTCAGGAAGATGATTTTGTAAAACTTTTTCAAACCGCCATTCAGTTCGGAGCTATTTTAGCTGTTGTTGCTCTTTATTGGCGTAAGTTTTTTGATTTCAGTCGTATTTCATTCTATAAAAAATTGATTTTTGCTGTTATTCCAGCACTAGTTTTAGGAAAATTACTAGACGAAAAAATTGATGCCGTTTTAGGAAAAACGATTTACATAGCCATCATGCTAATTGTGGGGGGGATTGTTTTAATTTTTATTGATAAATACTTTAAAAATCCAAAGACAACACGAGAAGAAGACATTACAGTCAAGCAAGCAGTAACCATTGGATTTTGGCAGTGCTTAGCGATGATGCCTGGAACAAGTCGTTCAGCCGCCTCGATTATTGGAGGAATGCAACAAGGGCTCTCTCGTCAAGTAGCCGCTGAATTCTCTTTCTTTTTAGCCGTTCCTACAATGGCTGCCGTAACCGTATATTCTATCGTATTTAAAAAATACGAATCGGGAAAAATGGGCTATGAATTACTTTTTGACAATGCCGACAACTTAAAATTATTCCTTTTAGGCAACGTATTAGCGTTTATCGTTTCTATTGTAGCGATCAAATTTTTCATCGGAATTATCAAAAAATACGGCTTTAAACCTTGGGGATACTATCGCATTATTGCAGGTGTTATCTTATTGATTTACTTCGGATACTTAAAAAACTAA